In one window of Kosmotoga pacifica DNA:
- a CDS encoding sodium ion-translocating decarboxylase subunit beta: protein MVETLFDFLGTTGFSALSWENLVMFAIAAALFYVAIVKEAEPLLLIPIAFGMILANIPHEVTGLFEEGTGLMWFIQRGLYLGIYPPLIFLGIGAMTDFSFVLSNPKTLFLGAAAQVGIFISFITARFLGFSLPDAASIGIIGGADGPTSIYVASQYNSPYLAIIAIAAYSYIALIPILQPPIMKLLTTKDERKIKMGMQLRYVSKLEKIVFPIVGTIIIALLVPKALPLIGMLMLGNILRENGLTQRLAEAASKYVSDTAIIFLCLSVGASADGKVFLTLESLEIIGLGAMAFIVATASGIIFAKVMNLFSKKKVNPLIGAAGVSAVPDSARVAHKLAMEEDPSNFILMHAMGPNVAGVIGSAVVAGVFLSVIS from the coding sequence ATGGTCGAGACACTTTTTGACTTTCTTGGCACTACTGGTTTTTCAGCTTTAAGCTGGGAAAATCTGGTCATGTTTGCTATCGCTGCAGCCCTTTTTTATGTGGCGATCGTGAAAGAGGCTGAACCATTGTTACTCATTCCGATTGCCTTCGGTATGATCCTGGCAAACATTCCACATGAAGTTACCGGGCTTTTTGAAGAAGGGACGGGACTCATGTGGTTTATACAAAGGGGACTATATCTCGGTATTTATCCTCCTCTTATATTTCTTGGAATAGGTGCTATGACTGATTTTTCCTTTGTTCTATCGAACCCAAAAACTCTCTTCTTAGGCGCCGCTGCACAGGTAGGTATCTTCATCTCCTTTATAACTGCAAGGTTTCTTGGGTTCAGTCTGCCAGATGCCGCATCAATAGGTATCATAGGTGGTGCCGACGGTCCAACTTCTATATACGTCGCAAGTCAGTACAATTCCCCCTATCTAGCAATTATTGCCATTGCAGCGTATTCTTATATAGCTTTAATTCCCATTTTACAGCCTCCAATTATGAAACTCCTTACTACAAAAGATGAACGAAAAATAAAAATGGGAATGCAGTTGAGGTATGTATCGAAATTGGAGAAGATAGTCTTTCCTATAGTGGGAACAATAATTATTGCTCTTCTAGTCCCAAAGGCATTACCCCTTATAGGTATGTTGATGCTTGGAAACATCCTCAGGGAAAATGGATTGACCCAGAGACTGGCTGAAGCTGCATCAAAATATGTTTCCGACACAGCCATTATTTTCTTGTGTCTTTCCGTTGGTGCCAGTGCAGATGGAAAAGTATTTCTCACCTTAGAGAGTCTTGAAATCATAGGGCTTGGAGCTATGGCTTTCATTGTGGCAACAGCATCTGGTATCATATTTGCGAAGGTTATGAATCTTTTCTCAAAAAAGAAAGTCAACCCATTGATAGGTGCTGCGGGAGTATCAGCAGTACCTGATTCAGCAAGGGTTGCTCATAAGCTTGCGATGGAAGAAGATCCATCTAACTTCATATTAATGCACGCCATGGGACCGAATGTTGCCGGAGTAATTGGTTCTGCTGTTGTTGCCGGTGTGTTCCTTTCAGTAATATCATAA
- a CDS encoding 4Fe-4S dicluster domain-containing protein — MAKKMYDVNINRNFCKKCGICYWICPTKTIVKGELGRPEIPDQDKCIGCLMCENACPDFAIDVSERKAVKENV, encoded by the coding sequence ATGGCGAAAAAAATGTACGATGTCAATATCAATAGAAACTTCTGTAAAAAGTGTGGTATCTGTTACTGGATTTGTCCCACAAAAACGATTGTAAAGGGTGAACTTGGAAGACCGGAAATTCCAGATCAGGACAAATGCATAGGATGTTTGATGTGTGAAAATGCCTGCCCTGATTTTGCAATAGATGTTAGTGAACGCAAGGCGGTGAAGGAAAATGTCTGA
- a CDS encoding 2-oxoacid:acceptor oxidoreductase subunit alpha: MSEYVLLQGDEACALGAIKAGCRFFAGYPITPATEIAETMAKELPKVGGTFIQMEDEIASAAAIVGASLAGEKSMTATSGPGFSLMQEVIGYASMVEAPTVFVNVQRGGPSTGMPTKIAQGDIMQARWGTHGDHPIIALYPSTVEEVFRYIVTAFNYAEHYRTPVIFLMDEVLGHMRESLYLPPDSELVSVPRASESVLEDDDIFQPFIGDDQMLAAPLIKMGKSRFHVSGLVHDESGFPVGAAVDANRLLRRLDHKIRLHADEITIYDEYETGDAEILIVAYGSVARSALRAVKIAREDKINVGLFKPISIWPFPATRLRQLLKRVSAVIVVEMNLGQIVYEISRLNRRGTKLELLSKVNGELVTPQEILDIIAKVKSEVLDL; encoded by the coding sequence ATGTCTGAATACGTTCTCTTGCAGGGTGATGAAGCCTGTGCTCTTGGGGCGATAAAAGCCGGATGCAGATTTTTTGCCGGATATCCTATAACTCCAGCAACGGAAATAGCCGAAACTATGGCCAAAGAACTCCCAAAAGTTGGTGGCACTTTTATACAAATGGAAGATGAAATAGCCAGCGCAGCTGCCATCGTCGGTGCATCCTTGGCCGGTGAAAAATCTATGACAGCAACAAGCGGCCCCGGTTTTAGTTTAATGCAGGAAGTAATCGGATACGCTTCAATGGTGGAAGCACCCACGGTATTTGTGAATGTGCAGCGTGGTGGACCTTCAACCGGAATGCCCACTAAAATTGCTCAGGGCGACATAATGCAGGCACGGTGGGGTACACATGGAGATCATCCGATTATTGCGTTGTATCCTTCAACCGTAGAAGAAGTGTTCCGTTACATTGTAACCGCTTTTAACTACGCGGAGCACTACAGAACTCCGGTGATCTTCCTCATGGATGAAGTGCTCGGTCATATGCGGGAAAGTCTTTATCTACCCCCAGATTCGGAGTTGGTATCTGTGCCAAGGGCTAGCGAATCTGTATTGGAAGATGATGACATCTTTCAACCCTTCATCGGAGATGATCAAATGCTTGCTGCCCCTCTTATTAAAATGGGTAAGAGTAGATTTCACGTCTCAGGGCTCGTTCACGATGAATCTGGGTTCCCGGTGGGGGCTGCAGTAGATGCTAATAGATTGTTACGCCGGCTTGATCACAAGATCAGGCTCCATGCTGACGAAATCACGATCTACGATGAATATGAGACTGGAGATGCGGAAATATTGATTGTCGCATATGGTTCTGTAGCCAGAAGTGCCCTGAGGGCAGTAAAAATTGCCAGAGAGGACAAAATCAATGTTGGGCTATTCAAACCCATATCAATATGGCCCTTTCCCGCTACCCGATTAAGGCAGCTACTGAAGAGAGTAAGCGCGGTAATTGTAGTTGAAATGAATCTGGGACAGATCGTTTATGAAATATCAAGATTAAACAGGCGTGGAACAAAACTCGAACTATTGAGTAAAGTGAATGGTGAGCTGGTTACCCCCCAAGAAATATTGGATATCATTGCAAAAGTGAAATCTGAAGTACTCGACCTTTGA
- a CDS encoding stage V sporulation protein S, producing MEILKVSSKSNPNKVAGAIAGVLSKDDQVELQAIGAGAVNQAVKASAIASRFLKERGVEIYVIPGFVEIEINNETRTGITLKIVASKREEVEPQKVTETEA from the coding sequence ATGGAGATACTGAAAGTCAGTTCCAAGTCAAATCCAAACAAAGTTGCTGGTGCTATTGCAGGAGTTCTTTCAAAAGACGACCAAGTCGAGCTCCAGGCCATTGGAGCGGGTGCAGTCAATCAGGCTGTTAAAGCTAGTGCCATTGCATCAAGGTTCCTCAAGGAGAGAGGTGTGGAAATCTATGTAATCCCCGGTTTTGTTGAAATCGAAATCAACAACGAGACCAGAACAGGAATTACTCTGAAGATCGTCGCTAGTAAAAGGGAGGAAGTCGAACCTCAGAAAGTTACTGAGACTGAGGCTTGA
- a CDS encoding DUF1385 domain-containing protein produces the protein MKKLNVGGQAVIEGVMMKGKRTVVAVRGRDGKIITKEIEGAVKNPALFSVVFLRGLLALYEALVIGTRALGFSAEVTGEGEMTKKDIFLTFIVAFAVAIGMFALGPLFLAQLLVSKSNPGMFALVEGLIRAAFFITYVWVISLFKDIQRVFEYHGAEHKAVYTYENNEELTIENARKYTTLHPRCGTSFLILTLFFAIIVFALLGYWKDMDLIWKIMSRIVFIPIIAALTYEFQRLTAKIVNTKIGKILASPGLLFQKITTKEPSDDELEVALVALKESLRD, from the coding sequence ATGAAAAAGCTCAACGTTGGTGGACAAGCAGTCATCGAAGGCGTGATGATGAAGGGTAAGCGTACAGTGGTGGCTGTACGTGGTCGTGATGGAAAAATAATCACTAAAGAGATAGAGGGGGCCGTGAAGAATCCGGCCCTATTTTCTGTTGTATTCTTGAGAGGACTTCTTGCGCTCTATGAAGCGTTGGTTATTGGTACTAGAGCATTAGGTTTTTCTGCTGAAGTAACCGGTGAAGGTGAAATGACGAAAAAAGATATCTTCCTTACCTTTATTGTGGCCTTTGCAGTCGCCATTGGAATGTTCGCCCTTGGACCTCTATTCCTTGCTCAGCTGTTAGTCTCGAAAAGCAACCCGGGCATGTTTGCACTAGTAGAGGGACTCATTAGGGCGGCATTTTTCATAACATATGTCTGGGTTATTTCTCTGTTTAAAGACATCCAACGTGTCTTCGAATACCATGGAGCAGAACACAAAGCGGTGTACACTTATGAAAATAATGAGGAGCTTACTATTGAGAATGCACGAAAATATACAACGTTGCATCCTCGTTGTGGCACGAGCTTTCTGATTCTTACGTTGTTTTTTGCAATCATTGTTTTCGCCCTTCTGGGTTATTGGAAAGATATGGATCTTATCTGGAAGATAATGTCGAGAATTGTTTTTATACCAATTATTGCTGCACTGACTTATGAATTTCAACGTTTGACAGCGAAAATCGTTAATACGAAAATCGGGAAAATCCTCGCTTCACCCGGATTACTTTTTCAAAAGATTACCACCAAAGAACCTTCGGATGACGAGCTGGAGGTCGCTCTCGTTGCATTAAAGGAATCCCTTAGAGATTAA
- a CDS encoding HD domain-containing protein, giving the protein MYYKVSRDPIYTEIYLYPLEVLIVDTKPVQRLRFLSQLAGAESVYPGATHTRLSHSMGTMHIAGLYASHLFPNDLKRERILRLAGLLHDIGHGPYSHQFDDVVYSRAGFEQGHDTYRKRILLEYYPKALVERYENIRDNNLKKAIDEELKEIIGENVELLEAFDSLMREINDVFEGEKRGSLDFNIIQGPLGADRLDFVLRDSYFAGTRHFGTGSLERIIRGSLIVEGERLAYSLKVIDDIYTTLFSRFMMYKNVYFHKTARAADLMIQEILKFAYGPLELRKRLEQINDFLELTDNRLLDEIEIRFDQMVKKLSMRLKENEELTKEKVLAGDLNVELSSDEYDLLMAYINVQRFRIRDLWKLVMEISFSTTGVDPSVVSGSVAIDALTKMKLKLEVAQEQAEEDDKKLLIELLANFDELFRIDTPYKLSLAHPQEFLSSSVYLFDDKRGDVLSFEDFERRYPAYHLISSNLIQIVRIYCTRDVRWLLRKYKIIPEESRINITTRW; this is encoded by the coding sequence ATGTATTATAAAGTATCGAGAGACCCAATTTATACAGAAATTTATCTTTATCCGCTGGAAGTACTGATTGTCGATACGAAACCCGTTCAGAGGCTGAGATTCTTATCTCAACTTGCCGGAGCTGAATCGGTTTATCCCGGTGCCACACACACGAGACTATCACATTCAATGGGTACCATGCATATAGCTGGATTGTACGCTTCTCATCTATTTCCCAATGATCTTAAAAGAGAAAGAATTTTGAGATTAGCCGGACTACTACACGATATCGGCCATGGACCATATAGTCATCAGTTCGATGACGTTGTTTATTCCAGAGCAGGATTCGAACAGGGTCACGATACTTACCGAAAGCGCATATTACTCGAATATTATCCGAAAGCATTGGTGGAGAGGTACGAAAATATCAGAGACAATAATTTGAAAAAGGCGATAGATGAAGAATTAAAAGAAATCATCGGGGAAAACGTGGAACTCTTGGAAGCCTTTGATTCTCTTATGAGGGAGATAAACGATGTCTTCGAAGGAGAGAAAAGAGGCAGTCTAGATTTTAATATAATACAGGGTCCGTTGGGTGCTGATAGACTTGATTTTGTTCTCAGGGATTCGTATTTCGCAGGTACCAGACATTTTGGAACAGGTTCGTTAGAAAGGATTATTCGTGGCTCTCTTATTGTTGAAGGGGAAAGACTCGCATATAGTCTGAAAGTAATCGATGATATTTACACAACACTATTTTCGAGGTTTATGATGTATAAAAATGTATATTTTCATAAAACCGCACGAGCGGCGGATCTGATGATACAAGAAATCCTCAAATTTGCCTATGGGCCTTTAGAATTACGCAAGCGACTCGAACAGATAAATGATTTTCTGGAGTTGACAGACAACAGGCTCCTTGATGAAATAGAGATACGTTTCGACCAGATGGTGAAGAAACTTTCAATGAGATTGAAAGAAAATGAAGAGCTGACGAAGGAGAAAGTTCTTGCAGGTGACCTGAATGTGGAACTCAGTTCTGATGAATATGATTTATTGATGGCATACATAAACGTTCAGCGATTCAGGATAAGAGATCTATGGAAGCTAGTTATGGAAATATCTTTTTCAACCACTGGTGTTGACCCATCTGTTGTTAGTGGTTCCGTTGCGATAGACGCATTGACAAAGATGAAGTTAAAACTCGAAGTCGCTCAAGAGCAAGCTGAAGAAGACGATAAAAAACTCCTAATCGAACTCTTAGCGAATTTTGACGAGTTGTTCAGAATAGATACGCCTTATAAACTTTCCCTGGCACATCCTCAGGAATTTCTTTCCAGTAGTGTTTACCTCTTTGACGACAAGCGTGGAGATGTTCTATCTTTTGAAGACTTCGAAAGACGGTATCCGGCGTATCACCTCATCAGTAGCAACCTCATTCAAATTGTGCGGATTTATTGCACCCGTGACGTACGGTGGTTATTAAGAAAATACAAAATAATCCCTGAAGAAAGCAGGATAAACATAACTACCCGGTGGTGA